The following coding sequences lie in one Bos indicus x Bos taurus breed Angus x Brahman F1 hybrid unplaced genomic scaffold, Bos_hybrid_MaternalHap_v2.0 tig00002557_arrow_arrow_obj, whole genome shotgun sequence genomic window:
- the LOC113888848 gene encoding C-C chemokine receptor type 1, with the protein METSTTAKDYDMTTEYDYGDTTPCQKAQERAFGAQLLPPLYSVVFVIGLVGNILVVLVLMQYKRLKSMTSIYLLNLAISDLIFLFTLPFWIDYKVKDDWIFGDAMCKLLSGFYFMGLYSEIFFIILLTIDRYLAIVHAVFALRARTITFGIITSIVVWVLAVLASVPGLYFSKTQWEFTHHTCSIHFPPESFTKWKQFQALKLNIMGLVLPLLVMIVCYTGIIKILLRRPNEKKAKAVRLIFVIMIIFFLFWTPYNLSVFVAAFQDSLFTRKCEQSRQLDLAIQVTEVIAYTHCCINPVIYVFVGERFRKYLRQLFYRLVAVHLAKWFPFLSTERLERVSSMSPSTGEHELSAGF; encoded by the coding sequence ATGGAAACTTCAACCACCGCAAAGGACTATGACATGACCACAGAATACGACTATGGGGACACGACCCCATGCCAGAAGGCACAGGAGAGGGCTTTTGGGGCCCAGCTGCTGCCCCCCTTGTACTCGGTGGTGTTTGTCATTGGCCTGGTCGGCAACATCCTGGTGGTCCTGGTCCTCATGCAATACAAGAGGCTCAAAAGCATGACCAGCATCTACCTCCTCAACCTGGCCATTTCTGACCTTATCTTCCTCTTCACGCTGCCCTTCTGGATCGACTACAAGGTGAAGGATGACTGGATTTTCGGAGATGCCATGTGTAAGTTGCTCTCTGGGTTCTATTTCATGGGCTTGTACAGCGAGATCTTCTTCATCATCCTGCTGACCATCGACAGGTACCTGGCCATCGTCCATGCTGTGTTTGCTCTGCGGGCTCGGACTATCACGTTTGGTATCATCACCAGCATTGTCGTCTGGGTCCTGGCCGTCTTGGCTTCTGTCCCCGGCTTGTACTTTTCCAAGACCCAGTGGGAGTTCACCCACCACACCTGCAGTATTCATTTTCCTCCTGAAAGCTTCACAAAGTGGAAGCAGTTCCAGGCTCTGAAACTGAACATCATGGGCCTGGTTTTGCCTCTGCTGGTGATGATTGTCTGCTACACAGGGATTATAAAGATTCTGCTCAGAAGACCAAATGAGAAGAAGGCCAAAGCCGTGCGTCTGATTTTTGTCATCATGatcatcttctttctcttttggacGCCCTATAATCTGAGTGTGTTCGTTGCCGCTTTCCAGGATTCCCTGTTCACCCGTAAGTGTGAGCAGAGCAGACAGCTGGACCTGGCCATTCAAGTGACGGAAGTGATCGCCTACACTCACTGCTGCATCAACCCTGTGATCTATGTCTTTGTCGGCGAGAGGTTCCGCAAGTACCTGCGGCAGTTGTTCTACCGGCTGGTGGCTGTGCACCTGGCTAAGTGGTTCCCCTTCCTGTCCACAGAGAGGCTGGAGAGGGTCAGCTCCATGTCTCCCTCCACAGGCGAGCATGAACTCTCTGCTGGGTTCTGA